A stretch of DNA from Scomber japonicus isolate fScoJap1 chromosome 19, fScoJap1.pri, whole genome shotgun sequence:
TGAACTACAGTCAAGAAAATACAGTTTAGTATCTGATCAGAAACTTCAAACAGCACAGAGCCAAATACATTAATGTACAGAACGCATTCATTAACCAATGTGTGACCTCCTCAGTAGTTTTTTATTCCAACCAACAGCCCAAAACTCAAAATTATTCAATGTACtatgatataaaacaaagaaaagcagcaaatactCTCTCTTGAAGAAGCAGCAAACACATAAAAGgcagttttttaaaagtaatttcctgatcaactaattaattaatctacACTCCAATGATTAGAAGCATTTCAACTGGAACCCGAACTCCTGGTTTTCATCTGTAACTGTGTCATTCTGCACAGAGGAGGTGTTACCTAATGTTGACCTGAAGGTGGAGCTGTTGCATCACATCTTGCCTGAAAATCACCGTCTGGACTTTATGTTATTGTGTCATCAGTCAGGATTCTGGCAGACATcactgaaagatgctaaaacaaatatttgagattaaaaactaaacattaacATACAATACTGTATTTTGGCAAACATATCCTCTCTGAGACTCATAGTTTCAAGATTTTTAATGAGTAAAATCAGTTCAATAACTCttgttcaatgatttcatgtacAGATTCACTTGATTCACACAATCAGTTAGTTTAACCCAGAAtatcagctatgtacaagaacatcattaatgatctGCTggttgattattatcatgataattacagtttgaacatttctttatgaataaaCAAAGTGGTgacaacaaaatatctgtgattaAAGAAGTTTCTCTGTTCaagaaacaacaaatacaaatacatcaatacaaacatgaaactaacatttagaacaaagggGTTCAGTTTCATCTGAAggaatgtcagtgaaggttaaaaacattgtcacgagcagtgagagcctccatggataaaaacacacaggaaagagtcacatttaaagaaactgaatatatcaacaacacatacataaagtacaaaaagtgttgacaatcCCTATTAGCATGACAGACGATCTCTGTGCagttcagaaacatggagacaaaaacatgaagaataacAACACagaatctgacacatgaagtctgaaatgacttctgtctatttgagtttacacaactcagctgtggctCCAGGAAAATAAAGCCGaactccagcatagagaggctgagtgaatgtggtctggactctgtggaggagagtcatggtgtcagagacgctgtagaaggacagaatacctgctctgtgatccaggtacactccgactctgcgGGAACGAGGACCTGAGACAAGAGTTTTgatgttgttgaaccaaaaaTTATAACTGTCACTATCtaaagcccaagatttgtcattacgtCCAAAAAGAGATTCAATTGACCCTCCAGCTTTGCTGAtgttcttgtatgcgactgctacataaactcctcctcctctccactccacctcccagtaacaacgtccagtcagactctctctactcagcaCCTGAGACCATATagtgaatctgtctgggtgacgagaataagactgttgttggctcataaattctacttttctgttcccctcagataataacagccatgtgtttgctgtgtttggatccagcgagattttacatgaatatattatgaactcagctctggtcttgggttctggttctgacagtaaaacttCCAATTCAGtctctgtcagtgagatgtttgtccaaatgtccctcaggatgtctcgtagtttatctctgagctctgacacagctgctgtcacatcctcaaagtatctgagaggacggatattgatgctggatgagtctgtaggttcactgagttgtgacactgaggggtagttgtgtagaaactggttgtgatcctctgtgtctGAGAGCTTCTTCAGTTCagtgtctttcctcttcagctcagtgatctcctgctggagcttcttctgaagctctttgactccactcacttcagtttcctgctgggatctgatctgctgcttcacatcagagcttcttttctggaggagacggatcagctgagtgaagatcttctcactgtcctccactgctttatcagcagagcgactgacggcctccacctcctgttgaagcagcttcacatctttctctctgtcctggattctctgctggatgtttagtcgactcacctcgagctctctctgcctctcagtcctttctgctgcagctgggactgtgtcgtggcctttatgttccTCCATAGAGCAGAGAGaacagatactctgctgatcagtgcggcagaacatcttcatcacctcatcatgaagagagcagatgttctcctggagcttctctgAGGGGtcgaccagcttgtgtttctttaatggagctgcatcataatgaggctggaggtgattctcacagtaagaggcaGGACAGGTCAGACAAAACTTGAGAGCTTTCAGCTTCCtgccagtgcagacatcacaggccacatcttcaggtccagcatagcagtgatcagcaggagcagcttggagtccagtcttcctcagttgctccactaaagctgctaacatggtgtttttcttcagaacAGGCCTCATTTTGAAGgcctgtctgcactgagggcagctgtagatcctcctcttctctctatcCCAGAAAtgtttaatacagctcatacagtagctgtgtccacagggaatagccaccggatccttcagtagatccagacaaaTCGAACAACAAAAGGTTTCACGGTACAGCTGATCTCCTTTCTCcgccatttcagctctgtgGCAATGACTGAGTTTCACTTCCTTAAAAGTTTGCGGTTTGATCTGAACAACACGTGATTTAGCAGGAAATGCAGCCTGGCACCTCATGCACTGCATTGCATGTTGTTTTCACCAACAGCCCAAAATTCAAAAGTATTTGCTTTTCATGAATGTCaatcagagaaaagcagcaaatattcTTTCTGCAgaagcagcaaacagcagctgttttagacaagtaatttactgcttatcaattaatcaattaatctacACTCCAATGATCAGAAGCTTTTCAACTGGAACCTGAACTCTGGTTTTCATCTGTCATCCTGCATAGAGGAGGTGTCACCTGATGTTAACCTGAAGGTGGAGCTGTTGCATCACGTCTGGGCTGAAAATCACCAACTGGACTTTGTGTTGTGTCATCAGTGTGGATTCTGACAAACATCACTGAACGATGCTAAAACAATATTTGAgattaaaaactaaacattaatATCCATTACTATATTTTAAGCACATATACTCTGTCACCCAGACTCACAGACTCTGGATTTAtgatgagggagaaggagaagatttAACTATAAGGgtttataaaataatttaacttCTTTGGAGAGAGAAAAGTTGATCGGACACAAATTATTAGTCAAAGCagagtgtttttatgtgtgtgtagttcagGGGACAACATGTACATTCAACCATggaccatttttttttaaaacaattgttCCAATTTGTATTTTCCccatattttctttaaatttcGACAATTAATGTAAGAATATACTGTAAGTGAAGAATGAAATTATGTCTTTAAGGATTATTTTCAACAACAAACATCATTGTTCCTCATTTGTAAGTGGAGATAAACAACTAAGTCAACTTATTTGGTAAAAATGACTttgatattaaaaatgtttcctctgtgttGGACTATCAGACTGCAGATGTAAGTGCACATTTGCTTTCTACTGAAAATTTTGATGTAAAGTATtgaagtaaaaagtacaatcagttagtttaacccagattgtcagctatgtacaagaacatcattaatgatctCCTggttgattattatcatgatgaATACAGTTTGATTGTACTTTTGTTTATGAATTAAGAAAgtagcaacaacaacatatttataatgattgattttctgctgttttctctgtttaagaaacaacagcacacaaatgcatgaatagaaacagaaactaacatttagaacaaagagaagttcatattttaatctgaagaaatgtcagtgaaggttgaAAACATGGTCATGAGCAGTGAGAgtctccatggataaaaacaaacaggaaagagtcatatttaaagaaactgaataTATCAATAACACATATATAAAGTacaaaaagtgttgacaatcCCTATTAGCATGACAGATCATCTCTGTGCagttcagaaacatggagacaaaaacatgaagaattacaaaacataatctgacacatgaagtctgaaatgtcTATTTAAGTTTACATAACTCAGCTGTGACTCCAGAAAAAAGATAAattccagcatagagaggctgagtgaatgtggtctggactctgtggaggagagtcatggtttcagagacgctgtagaaggacagaatacctgctctgtgatccaggtacactccgactctggaggaatgAGGACCTGAGACAcgagttttaatgttgttgaaccaaaaaTTATAACTGATAGTGTAACAATAtaaagcccaagatttgtcattatgtCCAAAAACACATTCATCTGACCATCCTACTCTGCTGAtgttcttgtatgcgactgcaaTACGaacttctctccctctccgctccacctcccagtaacaacgtccagtcagactctctctactcaggacctgccactgatcagtgaatctgtctgggtgactagaataagactgttttTGATTTATTGCTTCTAcctttctgttcccctcagataataaaaGATGTGGgtatgctgtgtttggatccagagtgatttcacatgaatattttaagaactcagctctggtcttgggttctggttcgggttctggttctggttctggcagtaaaacgtccacttcagtcctgGACactgagatgtttgtccattcctctctcaggatgtcctgtagtttatctctgagctctgccacagctgctgtcacatcctcaaagtatctcagaggacggatattgatgctggatgagtctgtaggttcactgagttgtgacactgaggggtagttgtgtagaaactggttgtgatcctctgtgtgtgagagcttcttcagttcagcgtctttcctcttcagctcagtgatctcctgctgcaacTTCTCCTGAAGcgctttgactccactcacttcagtttcctgctgggatctgatctgctgcttcacatcagagcttcttttctggaggagacggatcagctcagtgaatatcttctcactgtcctccactgctttatcagcagagtgaCTAACgacctccacctcctgttgaagcagcttcacatctttctctctgtcctggattctctgctggatgtttagtcgactcacctcgagctctctctgcctctcagtcctttctgctgcagctgagactgtgtcgtggcctttatgatcctccacagagcagagataacagatactctgctgatcagtgcgacagaacatcttcatcacctcatcatgacgagagcagatgttctcctggagcttctgtGAGGGATtgaccagcttgtgtttctttaatggagctgcatcataatgaggctggaggtgattctcacagtaagaggcaggacaggtcagacaggacttgagggctttcagcttcctcccagtgcagacatcacaggccacatcttcaggtccagcatagcagtgatcagcaggagcagcttggagtccagtcttcttcagctgctccactaaatctgctaacatggtgttttttacCAGGACAGGCTTTGTTGTGAAGGTCtttctgcactgagggcagctgtagagcCTACTCGGATCCTCTCCATACCAGTGTgttttaatacagctcatacaatagctgtgtccacagggaatagtcaccggatccttcagtagatccagacagattgaacagctgattgtttttcggtccagctgatctctctgtgccatttcagctctcagtggCAACGAGCTTTACTTCCTGAGAAGCTGAACAAGTTTGAGATCTGATTtgaacaacatgtgattcagtcataaatgcaGCCTGCAGCTCTTGTACCGcatcacatgttggttacacccatcttcaaactgtagatctaatagggagggaacaaggaaatagAGTCTGAGCACAGAGTGGAGcctgttgtgtttgagagcaggaagaagagggaggggttTTCAATGAGTCactacaggaggaggagcactTTTAAAGAGATACTCTGTTTTTATCTACAATGGAGCTTATTTCTCATCTTAAAACACTGCTCACCTCTGCTTTTTATGaagttttatttaaatctgaGATGACCTCCCAGTGCACAGAGTGGAGCTTATTATGTTTGAACGAACAGGGAGACTTCATCAGGATGGGGAGCACTACTGTGAATTAAAACTGTTTCCTCACATACAGTGAAGTCTCAACATTTTATAACAGTTTTTAATTTAGATGTACAATACTTGCTTTTATGTCAGGGTTTGGTGATTGGTCCATATTTCTCTAACTATTCTCTAAAATCAGATCATTTTATgcttattaatttttttaaaaagacaattgattgattgattgtacatttttttatgaatttagataatagcaacaacaaaatatttataatgatgAATTTTCTGCAGTTTTCTCCATATAAAAACAATAGCACGCAAATGCATGAATAccaacatgaaactaacattttgAATAAAGAAGAGtgcagtgaaggttaaaaaacatcatcatgagcagtgagagcctccatgaataaaaacacacaggaaagagtcatatttaaagaaactgaatatatcaacaacacatacataaagtacaAAAAGTGTTGAAAATCCCTATTAGCATGACAGACGATCTCTGTGCagttcagaaacatggagacaaaaattatgaattaaaaacacagaatctcatacatgaagtctgaaatgacttctgtctatttgagtttacacaactcagccGTGTCTCCCAAATTATAATTAAGCCAAAGTCCAGCAtggagaggctgagtgaatgtggtctggactctgtggaggagagtcatggttttagagacgctgtagaaggacagaatacctgctctgtgatccaggtacactgcTAATCTGCGGGAacgaggacctgagacgggagttttaatgttgttgaaccaaaaaTTATAACTGTCAGGGTCACAATAtaaagcccaagatttgtcattatgCCCAAATCCAGATTCAGTTGATGGTCCTGCCCTGCTGAtgttcttgtatgcgactgcaaCACgaagtcctcctcctctccgctccacctcccagtaacaacgtccagtcagactctctctactcaggacctgacaacaatgaatgaatctgtctgggtgacgagaataagactgttgtttGCTCATTCGTTCGACTTTTCTGTTCCCATTAGATAATAACAGccatgtgtttgctgtgtttggatccagagtgatttcacgtgaatattttaagaattcagctctggtcttgggttctggttctgacagtaaaacgtccacttcagtccctgccagtgagatgtttgtccatttgtccctcaggatgtcctgtagtttatctctgagctctgacacagctgctgtcacatcctcaaagtatctgagaggacggatattgatgctggatgagtctgtaggttcactgagttgtgacactgaggggtagttgtgtagaaactggttgtgatcttctgtgtgtgacagctgcttcagttcagcgtctctcctctccagctcagtgatctcctgctgcagcttctcctgaagctctttgactccactcacttcagtttcctgctgggatctgatctgctgcttcacatcagagcttctttccTGGAGGAGActgatcagctgagtgaagatcttctcactgtcctccactgctttatcagcagagagactgacggcctccacctcctgttgaagcagcttcacatctttctctctgtcctggattctctgctggatgtttagtcgactcacctcgagctctctctgcctctcagtcctttctgctgcagctgagactgtgtcgtggcctttatgttcctccacagagcagagataacagatactctgctgatcagtgcggcagaatatcttcatcacctcatcatgacgagagcagatgttctcctggagcttcttggagggatcgaccagcttgtgttttttaaattgacctACATtgtaatgaggctggaggtgattctcacagtaagagatcagacactgcagacaggacttgaaggctttcagcttcctcccagtgcagacatcacaggccacatcttcaggtccagcataacagtgatcagcaggagcagcttggagtccagtcttcttcagctgctccactaaatctgctaacatggtgtttttaaCCAGGACAGGCTTTGTTGTAAAGGTCtttctgcactgagggcagctgtagatcttcctctgatcctctccatcccagtgtGTTTTAATACATCTCATACAGTAGCtatgtccacagggaatagtcaccggatccttcagtagatccagacagatcgaacaaCGAAAGTTGTACAGCTGATCTCctttctgcgccatttcagtTTTTCAAAGGCAACGACTGAGTTTCACTTccttaaaagttaaaaaagtttGAGGTTTGATCTGAACAACACGTGATTCAGCAGGAAATGCAGCCTGACAACTCTTGTACTGCATTGCATGTTGTTTAAAACCAACAGCACACATCTCAAAATGATTCACTTCATGAGGATTTAAAACAGATAAAGGCAGCTGTTTTTAACAAGTAATTTACTAATCGACTAATTAATGAATCTACACTCCAATAATCAGAAGCTTTTCAACTGAACCTTCACAGAGGAGGTGTGACCTGATGTCTACCTGAAGGTGGAGCTGTTGCATCACATCTGGCCTGAAAATCTGGACTTTGTGTTATTGTGAAATCTGTGATAAAGTAGTATTTTAACaatttgacatgttttactgCACCAGATTCCACCAAGACTTTTCCATCAGTGCTGAATACATTTGCAGGCAGAACACAAGAAATATTCCCAAAcattaaatagttttttaaaaagtatgagAAATTACCAACAGGCATGTATTTGCATGGACCAACATGCACTAATAGTttacacaggaaacacagcTGTATACTTCCTACCACTGTCTGCATTAATCCAATTCTATAGTGTTACACCACTTTGTAGATATTCATTTAATTACACAGTGTtttcccttcacacacacacacacacacacacacacacatacacacacacacacacacacacacacacacacacacacacacacacacacacacagagagagagagagaggcagacgaTCCTGTTAGTAAATGAATGGGTGATTGATGGACTGAAGCTCAAGAGTAAATTGCCCCCTGGGGTTAATCTAGCAtctcccttcccccctttctttctccttgtcCCCTTTTTAGCACcccccctcaccctcacccacacacacacacacacacacaccttatcgGCTCTTCCTGTCACAGGTACCATTAACATTCTCTTTCACAcctctctctttatctgtgGGAGCTTTTTGGGTCTGTacaaacatccacacacacacacacacacacacacacacacacacacacacacacacacaaccaaactCGTAGTGATTTCCACCCAGACAGTACACCCAAGAATAAAAAGCTTAAATACAGAAAAGCATGaagcattgtgggtaatgtaggcaccagGTTTATGTAGGAGAAAGAATgtgtgtaatggaaaaaatcAACATATCTGAATATACTAATAgactttttatttaaactgtcCACTGAGTAAAAGTAGAGTGGTATCTGCAAAACAGCCACTGACATCATAATATATTACTATTCCTCTCAGAGATACCAGTTTGCTGCAGGTTTCATCACTTTTTTATTACATAGTATATTTTGAGAAATGGATGATGTGGGAACGCAGCCTGTTACACAAAGAAAAGCTTGACATGTTGAGGAAATACGCTTTATTGCACACTCACTTACTTCCTGACAGATGAGAATTTAATTGTGAGTCTCAGGAGTGAAATGATAAATCTGTGGAGGACTCCTTTTAAGGGTGTGGAGGTTGTAATGTCTGCAACCAGTGACCATAAAACTCTCTAGAACTATGAACACTTTGGCTACGACAgaaaacatcactgtaatgCAAAAATGGAGACAGACAACATTCATGTGAGTTTAACATGTCTGAAATATTTTGACACTTTGGGAAACAAAATTGTACATTCAAGGCTTAAAGTTGAAGTTAAACTGGAAGTTGTATGTGTTCtattgaattttttaaaaatcattttcttttaatataaagatataaaacattacagtatgtactatatatttattaaagacGAGATAAGGCTGCACTGAGCTgcagtttttaattaaatgggTGTCAATCTAAACTACGCctttatttcataatttttaCAGCTTTCATCATACCATATTTGTCATGTGATCATATTGTAAGaggcaaacatttttaaaggagACCTAATCTGTTTTTTGAAGGGGGCTTTagagagacaggagctaaaacagtcagttttggccatttttttctccactacacagttccagcacgactcgacccgactgtttttttttgcatttccactAGGGATCGTACCTGGCATAGAcatcccagatagcaaaattcttttggcccatatctggcccacacctgacatgttcatccggcccacatacagcatggaatgatggcacttgggcggtccgctcatgtttgccaaaagtgggccataaccaagccatcacaatgccagatgtcaaccaaaaacacaccaaataaaccagttcggccaagactggcccaaatatgtttcaacaaaggtgggccaagtatgtttccttatatgtgggcctctttaggctcacatccggattagtcattgccatacttgccatatttcggccaaagatgggccatattcgttttgtgatatttggcccaaatgtagcatttactacatgggccagtttaggttcacgtctgttttgtccgggccagaagaatgcctacagtgccaga
This window harbors:
- the LOC128380170 gene encoding tripartite motif-containing protein 16-like, whose translation is RLNIQQRIQDREKDVKLLQQEVEAVSRSADKAVEDSEKIFTQLIRLLQKRSSDVKQQIRSQQETEVSGVKELQKKLQQEITELKRKDTELKKLSDTEDHNQFLHNYPSVSQLSEPTDSSSINIRPLRYFEDVTAAVSELRDKLRDILRDIWTNISLTETELEVLLSEPEPKTRAEFIIYSCKISLDPNTANTWLLLSEGNRKVEFMSQQQSYSRHPDRFTIWSQVLSRESLTGRCYWEVEWRGGGVYVAVAYKNISKAGGSIESLFGRNDKSWALDSDSYNFWFNNIKTLVSGPRSRRVGVYLDHRAGILSFYSVSDTMTLLHRVQTTFTQPLYAGVRLYFPGATAELCKLK
- the LOC128379927 gene encoding E3 ubiquitin/ISG15 ligase TRIM25-like, producing the protein MAQKGDQLYNFRCSICLDLLKDPVTIPCGHSYCMRCIKTHWDGEDQRKIYSCPQCRKTFTTKPVLVKNTMLADLVEQLKKTGLQAAPADHCYAGPEDVACDVCTGRKLKAFKSCLQCLISYCENHLQPHYNVGQFKKHKLVDPSKKLQENICSRHDEVMKIFCRTDQQSICYLCSVEEHKGHDTVSAAAERTERQRELEVSRLNIQQRIQDREKDVKLLQQEVEAVSLSADKAVEDSEKIFTQLISLLQERSSDVKQQIRSQQETEVSGVKELQEKLQQEITELERRDAELKQLSHTEDHNQFLHNYPSVSQLSEPTDSSSINIRPLRYFEDVTAAVSELRDKLQDILRDKWTNISLAGTEVDVLLSEPEPKTRAEFLKYSREITLDPNTANTWLLLSNGNRKVERMSKQQSYSRHPDRFIHCCQVLSRESLTGRCYWEVERRGGGLRVAVAYKNISRAGPSTESGFGHNDKSWALYCDPDSYNFWFNNIKTPVSGPRSRRLAVYLDHRAGILSFYSVSKTMTLLHRVQTTFTQPLHAGLWLNYNLGDTAELSEMAQRDQLDRKTISCSICLDLLKDPVTIPCGHSYCMSCIKTHWYGEDPSRLYSCPQCRKTFTTKPVLVKNTMLADLVEQLKKTGLQAAPADHCYAGPEDVACDVCTGRKLKALKSCLTCPASYCENHLQPHYDAAPLKKHKLVNPSQKLQENICSRHDEVMKMFCRTDQQSICYLCSVEDHKGHDTVSAAAERTERQRELEVSRLNIQQRIQDREKDVKLLQQEVEVVSHSADKAVEDSEKIFTELIRLLQKRSSDVKQQIRSQQETEVSGVKALQEKLQQEITELKRKDAELKKLSHTEDHNQFLHNYPSVSQLSEPTDSSSINIRPLRYFEDVTAAVAELRDKLQDILREEWTNISVSRTEVDVLLPEPEPEPEPEPKTRAEFLKYSCEITLDPNTAYPHLLLSEGNRKVEAINQKQSYSSHPDRFTDQWQVLSRESLTGRCYWEVERRGREVRIAVAYKNISRVGWSDECVFGHNDKSWALYCYTISYNFWFNNIKTRVSGPHSSRVGVYLDHRAGILSFYSVSETMTLLHRVQTTFTQPLYAGIYLFSGVTAELCKLK